One Streptomyces hundungensis DNA segment encodes these proteins:
- a CDS encoding ferric reductase-like transmembrane domain-containing protein, whose protein sequence is MKPRNPLNPHHPRHNPARGRPARRGGLSAAALGVVALLIPPLALLSSGALRAAVDFTSGVLSLVSLTASVAWGLLATDRLFLTPRDRLLAQGVHRATAVASIGFLLLHVTVKIALGHVGLLGAVVPFGLGLTGSSGLIGFGSLAGVLMVLTAATGAMRSAFTTPGRIAARWRAVHMLAYPAWCSALVHGLYAGRPPAAWVVTMYALSLAGVAGALAVRALPRPVKRRIAARLASFRPRPESELAEVPVPPRPTTPPTYETSAMPPHQPPSYEAAYATPYETSYEAQPTQPLRGGGPRHEVLEEARQFEGARYEPPHEALPRYRPSEAAPSGAGTGISAGYRAVSLAPTAPAGPRWPAPSPRPPESLPASAPSTPYQPPAAGEPWHTQPGSSEERP, encoded by the coding sequence ATGAAACCTCGCAATCCGCTCAACCCGCACCATCCGCGCCACAATCCCGCCCGGGGCCGTCCGGCCCGCAGGGGCGGACTCTCCGCCGCCGCACTGGGCGTCGTCGCCCTGCTCATACCGCCGCTCGCCCTCCTCTCGTCGGGGGCCCTGCGCGCCGCCGTGGACTTCACCTCCGGTGTCCTGTCCCTGGTCTCCCTGACGGCCTCCGTCGCCTGGGGCCTGCTCGCCACCGACCGGCTGTTCCTCACCCCGCGCGACCGCCTGCTGGCCCAGGGCGTCCACCGGGCGACCGCCGTGGCCTCCATCGGCTTCCTCCTGCTGCACGTCACCGTCAAAATCGCGCTCGGCCACGTGGGTCTGCTGGGTGCCGTGGTGCCGTTCGGGCTCGGCCTGACCGGCTCCTCCGGCCTCATCGGCTTCGGGTCGCTCGCCGGGGTCCTGATGGTCCTCACGGCCGCCACGGGCGCGATGCGCAGCGCCTTCACCACCCCGGGCCGCATCGCGGCGCGCTGGCGCGCGGTGCACATGCTCGCCTATCCGGCCTGGTGCTCGGCGCTGGTGCACGGCCTGTACGCGGGGCGACCGCCGGCCGCCTGGGTCGTCACCATGTACGCCCTGAGCCTTGCGGGAGTCGCCGGCGCGCTGGCCGTACGCGCGCTGCCACGCCCGGTCAAGCGCCGCATCGCCGCCCGCCTCGCCTCCTTCCGGCCGCGCCCGGAGAGCGAGCTCGCGGAAGTCCCCGTACCGCCACGGCCCACAACTCCGCCCACGTACGAGACGTCCGCGATGCCGCCGCACCAGCCGCCCTCCTACGAGGCCGCGTACGCGACGCCGTACGAAACCTCTTATGAGGCGCAGCCGACACAACCACTACGTGGTGGCGGCCCTCGCCACGAAGTCCTCGAAGAGGCGCGGCAGTTCGAGGGGGCACGGTATGAGCCCCCGCATGAGGCGCTGCCCCGCTACCGGCCCTCCGAGGCGGCCCCCAGCGGTGCGGGCACCGGCATCTCGGCCGGCTACCGCGCGGTGTCCCTCGCCCCCACCGCACCCGCGGGCCCCCGCTGGCCGGCGCCCTCGCCGCGCCCTCCGGAGTCGCTGCCCGCTTCCGCGCCGTCCACGCCCTATCAGCCGCCGGCCGCCGGCGAGCCCTGGCACACACAGCCGGGCTCCTCGGAAGAACGCCCGTGA
- the leuS gene encoding leucine--tRNA ligase, with product MSETNTAAAAETAAPHRYTAAMAADIEARWQDFWDADGTYAAPNPTGDLAGDPDVAARPKKFVMDMFPYPSGAGLHVGHPLGYIATDVYARHQRMTGHNVLHTLGFDAFGLPAEQYAVQTGTHPRISTESNMENMKAQLRRLGLGHDKRRSFATIDPEYYKWTQWIFLQIFNSWYDADAKKARPIAELVAAFEDGSREVPGGRDWAALSAGERADVLGEYRLAYASDAPVNWCPGLGTVLANEEVTADGRSERGNFPVFKSKLRQWNMRITAYADRLLDDLDALDWPEAIKLQQRNWIGRSEGARVDFKVGDSDAITVFTTRQDTLFGATYMVLAPEHELVDTIVPAAWPEGTHEVWTGGHATPAEAVAKYRAFAASKSDVERQAEAKEKTGVFTGAFALNPVSGEKVPVFIADYVLMGYGTGAIMAVPAHDTRDFAFARAFELPMRCVVQPSDDRGTDASTWDEAFASYEAELVNSANDEISLDGLGVVEAKARMTEWLSERGIGEGTVNFRLRDWLFSRQRYWGEPFPIVYDEDGIAHPLPESMLPLELPEVDDYSPRTFEPDDADTSPETPLSRNEDWVNVELDLGDGVKKYRRETNTMPNWAGSCWYQLRYLDPHNSDKLVDPAIEQYWMGPSESMPTGGVDLYVGGAEHAVLHLLYARFWSKVLFDLGHISSAEPYHKLYNQGMIQAFVYRDSRGFPVPATEVEEREGKFFFEGEPVKRELGKMGKSLKNAVTPDEICTEYGADTLRLYEMAMGPLDVSRPWDTRAVVGQYRLLQRLWRNIVDEATGEVTVTDAEPEEATLRALHKAIDGAGGDLAGLRFNTAIAKITELNNHLTKAGGPLARPVAEQLVLLVAPLAPHIAEELWRKLGHTDSVVHQAFPVADPAYVVDEAVTCVVQVKGKVKARLEVPPAISDDELEKLALADEAVVAALGGAGIRKVIVRAPKLVNIVPA from the coding sequence ATGAGCGAGACGAACACCGCTGCCGCCGCAGAGACGGCCGCGCCGCACCGCTACACGGCAGCCATGGCCGCCGACATCGAGGCACGCTGGCAGGACTTCTGGGACGCCGACGGCACCTACGCGGCGCCCAACCCGACGGGCGACCTGGCCGGTGACCCCGACGTCGCCGCCCGGCCCAAGAAGTTCGTCATGGACATGTTCCCGTACCCCTCGGGCGCGGGACTGCACGTCGGCCACCCGCTGGGCTACATCGCCACCGACGTCTACGCCCGCCACCAGCGCATGACCGGCCACAACGTGCTGCACACGCTGGGCTTCGACGCCTTCGGACTGCCCGCCGAGCAGTACGCCGTGCAGACCGGGACGCACCCGCGGATCTCCACCGAGTCCAACATGGAGAACATGAAGGCGCAGCTGCGCCGGCTGGGCCTGGGGCACGACAAGCGCCGCTCCTTCGCGACGATCGACCCCGAGTACTACAAGTGGACCCAGTGGATCTTCCTCCAGATCTTCAACTCCTGGTACGACGCCGACGCGAAGAAGGCCCGCCCGATCGCCGAGCTGGTCGCCGCCTTCGAGGACGGCAGCCGCGAGGTCCCCGGCGGCCGTGACTGGGCCGCGCTGAGCGCCGGCGAGCGCGCCGACGTCCTGGGCGAGTACCGCCTGGCGTACGCCTCGGACGCGCCCGTCAACTGGTGCCCCGGCCTGGGTACCGTGCTGGCCAACGAGGAGGTCACCGCCGACGGCCGCTCCGAGCGCGGCAACTTCCCCGTCTTCAAGTCCAAGCTGCGCCAGTGGAACATGCGCATCACGGCCTACGCGGACCGCCTGCTGGACGACCTGGACGCGCTGGACTGGCCGGAAGCGATCAAGTTGCAGCAGCGCAACTGGATCGGCCGCTCCGAGGGCGCCCGTGTCGACTTCAAGGTCGGCGACTCGGACGCCATCACCGTCTTCACCACCCGCCAGGACACCCTGTTCGGCGCCACCTACATGGTGCTGGCGCCCGAGCACGAGCTGGTCGACACCATCGTGCCCGCCGCCTGGCCCGAGGGCACCCACGAGGTGTGGACGGGCGGGCACGCCACCCCGGCCGAGGCCGTCGCCAAGTACCGCGCGTTCGCCGCCTCCAAGTCCGACGTGGAGCGCCAGGCCGAGGCCAAGGAGAAGACCGGCGTCTTCACCGGTGCGTTCGCCCTCAACCCGGTGAGCGGCGAAAAGGTTCCCGTCTTCATCGCCGACTATGTGCTGATGGGCTACGGCACCGGCGCGATCATGGCGGTTCCGGCGCACGACACCCGTGACTTCGCCTTCGCCCGCGCCTTCGAGCTGCCCATGCGCTGCGTCGTACAGCCCTCCGACGACCGCGGCACCGACGCCTCGACGTGGGACGAGGCGTTCGCCTCCTATGAGGCCGAGCTGGTCAACTCCGCCAACGACGAGATCTCGCTGGACGGCCTGGGCGTCGTCGAGGCCAAGGCGAGGATGACCGAGTGGCTGAGCGAGCGCGGCATCGGCGAGGGCACCGTCAACTTCCGGCTGCGTGACTGGCTGTTCAGCCGCCAGCGCTACTGGGGCGAGCCCTTCCCGATCGTCTACGACGAGGACGGCATCGCCCACCCGCTGCCCGAGTCGATGCTGCCCCTGGAGCTGCCGGAGGTCGACGACTACTCGCCGCGCACCTTCGAGCCCGACGACGCCGACACCTCGCCGGAGACCCCGCTGTCCCGCAACGAGGACTGGGTCAACGTCGAGCTGGACCTGGGCGACGGCGTCAAGAAGTACCGCCGCGAGACCAACACCATGCCCAACTGGGCCGGTTCCTGCTGGTACCAGCTGCGCTACCTGGACCCGCACAACAGCGACAAGCTGGTCGACCCGGCCATCGAGCAGTACTGGATGGGCCCGAGCGAGTCCATGCCGACCGGCGGCGTCGACCTGTACGTCGGCGGCGCCGAGCACGCCGTGCTGCACCTGCTGTACGCCCGTTTCTGGTCCAAGGTGCTGTTCGACCTGGGCCACATCTCGTCGGCCGAGCCCTACCACAAGCTGTACAACCAGGGCATGATCCAGGCGTTCGTCTACCGGGACAGCCGCGGCTTCCCGGTGCCGGCCACCGAGGTCGAGGAGCGCGAGGGCAAGTTCTTCTTCGAGGGCGAGCCCGTCAAGCGCGAGCTGGGCAAAATGGGCAAGTCCCTGAAGAACGCGGTCACTCCGGACGAGATCTGCACCGAGTACGGCGCCGACACGCTGCGCCTGTACGAGATGGCGATGGGCCCCCTGGACGTGTCGCGCCCCTGGGACACCCGCGCCGTGGTCGGCCAGTACCGGCTGCTCCAGCGGCTGTGGCGCAACATCGTCGACGAGGCGACCGGAGAGGTCACCGTCACCGACGCCGAGCCCGAGGAAGCGACGCTGCGCGCCCTGCACAAGGCGATCGACGGCGCCGGCGGCGACCTGGCGGGGCTGCGGTTCAACACCGCCATCGCCAAGATCACCGAGCTGAACAACCACCTGACCAAGGCGGGCGGCCCGCTGGCGCGACCGGTCGCCGAACAGCTGGTGCTGCTGGTGGCGCCGCTGGCCCCGCACATCGCCGAGGAGCTGTGGCGCAAGCTGGGCCACACCGACTCGGTGGTGCACCAGGCCTTCCCCGTCGCCGACCCGGCGTACGTCGTGGACGAGGCCGTGACCTGCGTGGTCCAGGTCAAGGGCAAGGTGAAGGCGCGCCTGGAGGTGCCGCCGGCCATCTCCGACGACGAGCTGGAGAAGCTGGCCCTGGCGGACGAAGCCGTGGTCGCGGCACTGGGCGGCGCGGGCATCCGCAAGGTCATCGTGCGCGCGCCGAAGCTGGTGAACATCGTCCCCGCGTAA
- a CDS encoding DegV family protein: MSRHVAIVTDSTAYLPPQTMERHSITAVPLTVVLGDQALEEGTEISARSLALALQKRRPVTTSRPSPEVFAAAYRKAADAGATEIVSLHLSAEFSGTYDAAVLAARQAPVPVRVVDTGMVAMALGFCALAAAEVADAGGSLDEAVAAAEKRAGATSAFFYVDTLDFLRRGGRIGAAQALLGSALAVKPLLQLDGGRIDLLEKVRTASKAIARLEEIVVERAGSSPVDIAVHHLAAPDRAATLAERLRARVPGLVDLHTSEVGAVIGAHTGPGLLGAIVSPR; encoded by the coding sequence ATGTCCCGCCATGTCGCGATCGTCACCGATTCCACGGCCTATCTGCCGCCGCAGACGATGGAGCGGCACAGCATCACCGCAGTGCCGTTGACCGTCGTCCTGGGGGACCAGGCGTTGGAGGAGGGCACGGAGATCTCGGCCCGCTCGCTGGCGCTCGCCCTGCAAAAAAGACGCCCCGTCACCACGTCCCGGCCCAGCCCCGAGGTGTTCGCGGCCGCCTACCGCAAGGCCGCCGACGCGGGAGCGACCGAGATCGTCTCCCTCCATCTGTCGGCCGAGTTCTCCGGAACCTACGATGCCGCGGTGCTGGCCGCCCGGCAGGCCCCCGTGCCGGTGCGTGTGGTCGACACCGGGATGGTCGCGATGGCCCTCGGCTTCTGCGCCCTGGCCGCGGCCGAAGTCGCCGACGCGGGAGGCAGTCTCGACGAGGCGGTGGCCGCCGCGGAGAAACGAGCCGGCGCGACCTCCGCCTTCTTCTACGTCGACACCCTGGACTTTCTGCGCCGCGGTGGCCGGATCGGGGCCGCGCAAGCCCTGCTCGGCTCGGCCCTCGCCGTCAAGCCGCTCCTCCAGCTCGACGGCGGCCGGATCGACCTGCTGGAGAAGGTGCGCACCGCCTCCAAGGCCATCGCACGGCTCGAGGAGATCGTGGTCGAGCGGGCGGGGAGCAGCCCGGTCGACATCGCGGTTCACCATCTCGCGGCACCGGACCGCGCCGCCACCCTCGCCGAGCGGCTACGGGCGCGCGTACCGGGCCTGGTCGACCTGCACACGAGCGAGGTCGGAGCGGTGATCGGGGCACATACGGGGCCGGGTCTACTGGGGGCCATCGTCTCGCCGCGCTGA
- a CDS encoding ComEA family DNA-binding protein: MAIRSARTATSGPGRAPGSDGRARTGRGHRNRAAAQAPVTVLTARRRADALFLPSPPGTADPPHEPVSPTARTLGELAFASRDALTEPVDAAERREAGARAVGVRAEPDIPGVRDRALTAVRDRVLAAVRERLPVWVQTRLGLAPRSLAALCLVLLVAAGFAVHHFWSGRPQSVRAPERVEGSERVEGSAPPLSGAKSAGNGTGPPGAGGPSSTAMPHPLANPAPAPTGALVVDVGGKVRRPGIYRLPSGSRVADALAAAGGVRDGTDLTSLNRARPLMDGEQVLAGVPGAAPSGSGSGSGGSGSGGGGAAGGGGASGPISLNSASVEQLDGLPGVGPVLAQHIVAYRAQHGGFRSVDELREVHGIGARRFNDLQPLVRL, translated from the coding sequence ATGGCAATCCGATCAGCACGCACCGCCACGAGCGGCCCGGGCCGAGCCCCCGGTTCCGACGGCCGGGCCCGCACGGGCCGCGGTCACCGAAACCGGGCCGCCGCCCAGGCCCCCGTCACCGTCCTGACCGCCCGCAGGCGCGCGGACGCACTGTTCCTCCCCTCCCCACCGGGCACGGCGGACCCACCGCACGAACCCGTCTCCCCGACGGCGCGCACCCTCGGCGAGTTGGCCTTCGCGTCCCGCGATGCCCTGACCGAGCCGGTCGACGCCGCCGAACGGCGCGAGGCCGGAGCGCGGGCCGTCGGGGTACGGGCCGAGCCGGACATTCCTGGGGTACGGGACCGGGCGCTGACGGCGGTACGGGACCGGGTCTTGGCGGCCGTCCGGGAGCGGCTGCCGGTGTGGGTCCAGACGAGGCTCGGTCTCGCTCCGCGCAGTCTGGCCGCGCTGTGCCTGGTCCTGCTGGTGGCCGCGGGGTTCGCCGTGCACCACTTCTGGTCCGGGCGCCCCCAGTCCGTACGGGCGCCCGAACGCGTCGAGGGGTCGGAACGCGTCGAGGGGTCGGCACCCCCGCTGTCCGGGGCGAAGAGCGCGGGCAACGGGACGGGGCCGCCCGGCGCGGGAGGCCCGAGCTCCACCGCCATGCCCCACCCGCTGGCGAATCCGGCGCCGGCGCCAACGGGAGCGCTCGTGGTGGACGTGGGCGGAAAGGTGCGGCGGCCGGGGATCTACCGGCTGCCCAGCGGATCCCGGGTGGCCGACGCGCTGGCCGCGGCGGGCGGTGTGCGGGACGGCACCGATCTGACGAGCCTCAACCGAGCGCGGCCACTCATGGATGGCGAACAGGTGCTGGCCGGGGTGCCGGGTGCGGCTCCCTCGGGGTCGGGCAGTGGTTCCGGTGGAAGCGGAAGCGGGGGTGGTGGCGCCGCGGGGGGTGGGGGAGCGAGCGGGCCGATCAGTCTCAACTCCGCCTCGGTGGAGCAGTTGGACGGGCTGCCCGGAGTCGGCCCCGTGCTCGCTCAGCACATCGTGGCCTACCGCGCCCAGCACGGCGGCTTTCGCTCCGTCGATGAACTGCGCGAGGTCCATGGGATCGGCGCGCGACGGTTCAACGACCTGCAACCCCTGGTGCGGCTGTGA
- a CDS encoding ComEC/Rec2 family competence protein, which yields MNRPEIHAGAGHRLGSANPYREGPTDLRLIGPALGAWGGAAAALNWPLDQASWWSGLCLALAGILVAPDVRQLLRGRDRNERDRDGKGLDEQGRGERGRGERGRDERDRGRGDGRRYRGAAAGVLACAAVGILAGGLHAAEVRRGPLPGLAAGFRQADVELVVRADPRAIRSAGWGGASFAVDAEVEKVLGPGGRTQRVHTPVLVIAPASWQGLLPSTRVRVSGRLAPGEGDVAAVLKAPNGPPRVTGPPTSLQRMAGELRAGLRKASEGLAPDVRALLPGLVVGDTSRVTPELRAAFRATDLSHIMAVSGSNLAIMLALLIGTPGRAMLAERGGLAPRLGISLRATALIGGALTLAFVVVCRPEPSVLRAAACGLVTLLAIGTGRRRSLIPALAAAVLLLVLYTPELARSYGFLLSVLATGALLTIAPGWSAVLRRRGVPNGMAEVLAAAAAAQAVCAPVVAVFAARVSLVAVPCNLLAEPAVALATVLGFATLAAAPIAMPLAHVLAWCAGWPTGWIASVARTGGALPGAQTQWPGGWGGGLLLALATGLVVLVGRRLLRYPWAAASLALLLLLAVVRPAPLTRIVTGWPPRDWSYAMCDVGQGDATVLAAGAGTAVVIDTGPEPQPVDRCLHELGVTRVPLLLLTHFHADHVGGLGGVLRGRSVGVIETTGFAEPPDQAAFVRRTAAAAGVAVVPARYGERRVLGGLSWEVLWPPPEPGPAPDGSNDASVTLLVRTGSGLTLLLPGDLEPASQRALLRQNPGLAAVDVLKVAHHGSAHQDPALLGVVRPRLALISVGRGNRYGHPAPRTVAVLRAAGAAVLRTDTEGAVAVTGVGDGLRAVPRGRGP from the coding sequence GTGAACCGCCCAGAGATCCACGCCGGGGCGGGCCACCGCCTTGGCTCGGCCAACCCCTACCGAGAAGGCCCGACGGACCTGCGCCTGATCGGCCCCGCCCTCGGCGCCTGGGGAGGCGCGGCCGCAGCGCTCAACTGGCCCTTGGATCAGGCGAGTTGGTGGTCCGGGCTGTGTCTCGCCCTGGCGGGGATCCTCGTGGCGCCGGATGTGCGGCAGCTTCTGAGGGGCCGGGACCGGAATGAGAGGGATCGGGACGGCAAGGGCCTGGACGAACAGGGTCGAGGTGAACGGGGTCGAGGTGAACGGGGTCGAGATGAACGGGATCGGGGGCGAGGAGATGGCCGGCGGTATCGAGGGGCCGCCGCGGGGGTGTTGGCGTGTGCGGCGGTCGGGATCTTGGCCGGAGGGCTGCATGCCGCCGAGGTGCGGCGGGGGCCGTTGCCCGGGCTCGCGGCCGGGTTCCGGCAGGCCGACGTGGAGTTGGTGGTCCGCGCGGATCCCCGGGCGATCCGGTCGGCGGGCTGGGGCGGTGCCTCGTTCGCGGTGGACGCGGAGGTGGAGAAGGTCCTCGGGCCGGGTGGCAGGACGCAGCGGGTCCATACGCCGGTCCTGGTGATCGCACCCGCGAGTTGGCAGGGCCTGCTGCCGTCGACGCGGGTACGGGTGAGCGGACGGCTCGCGCCGGGTGAGGGGGATGTCGCCGCCGTACTGAAAGCGCCGAACGGGCCACCCCGTGTCACCGGGCCACCAACATCCCTACAGCGCATGGCCGGTGAGCTGCGGGCCGGGCTGCGGAAGGCTTCGGAAGGGCTCGCGCCGGATGTGCGGGCGCTGCTGCCGGGGCTCGTCGTCGGCGACACCTCTCGGGTCACTCCCGAGTTGCGTGCCGCGTTCCGGGCGACCGACCTCTCGCACATCATGGCCGTGTCCGGCAGCAACCTCGCGATCATGCTCGCGCTGCTGATCGGGACGCCGGGACGGGCCATGCTCGCGGAGCGGGGTGGTCTCGCGCCGAGGCTCGGGATCTCCCTGCGGGCGACCGCGCTGATCGGCGGGGCGCTCACGCTCGCCTTCGTCGTGGTGTGTCGGCCCGAGCCGAGTGTGCTACGCGCCGCCGCCTGCGGCCTGGTCACTCTGCTGGCCATCGGCACGGGCCGGCGCAGATCACTGATCCCCGCGTTGGCCGCCGCCGTACTGCTCCTGGTGCTCTACACGCCCGAACTGGCGCGTAGCTATGGGTTCCTGCTCTCCGTGCTGGCCACGGGGGCGCTGCTCACGATCGCGCCGGGATGGAGCGCGGTACTGCGACGCCGCGGGGTGCCGAACGGGATGGCCGAGGTGCTGGCCGCTGCGGCAGCGGCGCAAGCGGTCTGTGCGCCGGTGGTGGCCGTGTTCGCGGCGCGGGTCAGCCTGGTCGCCGTGCCGTGCAATCTGCTGGCCGAGCCGGCGGTGGCGCTGGCCACGGTCCTGGGCTTCGCCACTCTCGCCGCCGCACCCATCGCGATGCCGCTCGCCCACGTCCTCGCCTGGTGCGCGGGGTGGCCCACCGGATGGATCGCCTCGGTGGCCCGCACCGGAGGGGCGCTGCCCGGGGCGCAGACGCAGTGGCCGGGAGGGTGGGGCGGGGGGTTGCTGCTCGCCCTCGCGACCGGCCTCGTGGTGCTCGTGGGGCGCAGGTTGCTCCGGTATCCCTGGGCGGCCGCCTCGCTCGCACTGCTTCTGCTGCTCGCCGTGGTGCGGCCCGCCCCGCTGACCAGGATCGTCACGGGGTGGCCGCCGCGGGACTGGTCGTACGCCATGTGCGATGTGGGCCAGGGTGATGCGACGGTGCTGGCCGCGGGCGCGGGGACCGCGGTGGTGATCGACACCGGGCCCGAGCCCCAGCCGGTCGACCGGTGTCTCCATGAGCTGGGTGTGACCCGCGTCCCGCTGCTCCTGCTGACCCACTTCCACGCCGACCATGTGGGCGGCCTCGGCGGGGTGTTGCGGGGCCGGTCCGTCGGGGTGATCGAGACGACGGGGTTCGCCGAGCCGCCCGACCAGGCCGCTTTCGTGCGGCGGACCGCGGCGGCGGCCGGGGTGGCGGTGGTGCCGGCCCGGTACGGCGAGCGGCGGGTGCTCGGCGGGCTCTCCTGGGAGGTGCTGTGGCCGCCGCCCGAGCCGGGGCCGGCCCCGGACGGCTCGAACGACGCCAGCGTCACCCTGCTCGTCCGCACCGGCTCGGGGCTGACCCTGCTGCTGCCCGGCGATCTCGAACCGGCGTCGCAGCGCGCCCTGTTGAGGCAGAACCCGGGGCTCGCTGCCGTGGACGTCCTCAAGGTCGCCCACCACGGCTCGGCCCACCAGGATCCCGCGCTGCTCGGGGTCGTACGGCCGAGGCTGGCGCTGATCTCGGTCGGACGGGGCAACCGGTACGGCCACCCCGCGCCCCGCACCGTGGCCGTACTGCGCGCGGCGGGAGCGGCGGTGCTGCGCACGGACACCGAGGGGGCCGTCGCGGTGACGGGGGTCGGTGACGGGCTGAGGGCGGTGCCCCGGGGGCGAGGCCCCTGA
- a CDS encoding YceI family protein, translating to MFSRWFGKSSTSSPLRSGPLAGLSVPPTAGVLSCRVLDPVSEPVQRAEFTVSDASGRKVVAGETDPFGTVVTTVPAGEYRLAVTAEGYTPFHGNASVTASGLASLGDITLQVATPPTLPDPGEWELDPTHSQIGFTASHIGLARIHGRFNTFAGAIRIGERMEGSAMHVIIDTASIDTGVTMRDDHLRSGDFLDVGSYPTMEFYSDRFVHRGGGRWAIIGGLTLHGVSRTVTLDTQYLGLGTGLGGETRGACRASTELHREDFTLTWQTMLARGIAAIGSSISIDLDIQVVPKAG from the coding sequence GTGTTCAGCCGCTGGTTCGGCAAGAGCTCGACCAGTTCTCCGCTTCGTTCCGGGCCCCTGGCCGGGCTCTCCGTCCCGCCGACCGCGGGCGTGCTCAGCTGCCGGGTGCTCGACCCGGTCAGCGAACCCGTCCAGCGGGCCGAGTTCACGGTCAGCGACGCCTCGGGCCGCAAGGTCGTGGCGGGGGAGACCGACCCGTTCGGGACGGTCGTCACGACGGTTCCGGCGGGCGAATACCGGCTGGCCGTCACGGCCGAGGGGTACACGCCCTTCCACGGGAACGCCAGTGTCACCGCGAGCGGGCTCGCCTCGCTCGGCGACATCACGCTCCAGGTCGCCACCCCGCCGACGCTGCCGGACCCGGGCGAGTGGGAGCTCGACCCGACGCACTCCCAGATCGGCTTCACCGCGAGCCACATCGGCCTCGCCCGGATCCACGGCCGGTTCAACACGTTCGCCGGGGCCATCCGGATCGGTGAGCGCATGGAGGGGTCGGCGATGCACGTCATCATCGACACCGCCTCCATCGACACGGGGGTCACGATGCGCGACGACCACCTGCGGTCGGGCGACTTCCTGGACGTGGGCAGCTATCCGACGATGGAGTTCTACAGCGACCGCTTCGTGCACCGGGGTGGCGGTCGGTGGGCGATCATCGGCGGCCTGACGCTGCACGGCGTGAGCCGTACGGTGACGCTGGACACGCAGTACCTGGGCCTGGGCACCGGGCTCGGCGGGGAGACCAGGGGGGCCTGCCGGGCCAGTACCGAACTGCACCGCGAGGACTTCACGCTCACGTGGCAGACGATGCTGGCGCGGGGGATCGCGGCGATCGGATCCTCGATCTCGATCGACCTCGACATTCAGGTCGTCCCCAAGGCGGGCTGA
- the holA gene encoding DNA polymerase III subunit delta encodes MATRKNSTDDPLAPVTLAVGQEDLLLDRAVQEVVAAARAADSDTDVRDLSSEQVQPGTLAELTSPSLFAERKVVVVRNAHDLSADTVKDVKAYLDAPAEEITLVLLHAGGVKGKGLLDAARKAGAREVACPKTTKPAERLTFVRQEFRALGRSATPEACQALVDSIGSDLRELASAASQLCADVEGTIDEEIVGRYYTGRAEASSFTVADRAVEGRAAEALEALRWSLSTGVAPVMITSALAQGVRAIGKLSSARGGRPADLARELGMPPWKIDRVRQQMRGWTPDGVSLALRAVAEADAGVKGGGDDPEYALEKAVVAIARAARAGRAG; translated from the coding sequence ATGGCCACCAGGAAGAATTCCACCGACGATCCGCTCGCCCCCGTCACGCTCGCCGTGGGCCAGGAGGACCTGCTGCTCGACCGTGCCGTGCAGGAGGTGGTGGCGGCAGCCCGCGCCGCCGACTCCGACACCGATGTGCGTGACCTCAGCTCCGAGCAGGTGCAGCCCGGCACGCTGGCCGAGCTGACCAGTCCCTCGCTCTTCGCCGAGCGGAAGGTCGTGGTCGTACGCAACGCGCATGATCTGTCGGCGGACACGGTCAAAGACGTGAAGGCGTATCTCGACGCGCCCGCCGAAGAGATCACGCTCGTGCTGCTGCACGCCGGCGGGGTCAAGGGGAAAGGGCTTCTCGACGCGGCCCGGAAGGCGGGGGCGCGGGAGGTCGCGTGTCCCAAGACCACGAAGCCTGCCGAGCGGCTCACCTTCGTCCGGCAGGAGTTCCGGGCGCTGGGGCGTTCGGCCACGCCCGAGGCGTGCCAGGCGCTCGTCGACTCCATCGGCAGCGATCTGCGGGAGCTGGCTTCGGCGGCGTCGCAGCTCTGCGCGGACGTGGAGGGGACGATCGACGAGGAGATCGTCGGGCGCTACTACACGGGGCGGGCCGAGGCGTCCAGCTTCACCGTCGCCGACCGGGCGGTGGAGGGGCGGGCCGCGGAGGCCCTGGAGGCGCTGCGGTGGTCGCTGTCGACCGGGGTCGCGCCGGTGATGATCACCAGTGCGCTCGCGCAGGGGGTGCGGGCGATCGGGAAGCTGTCCTCCGCGCGGGGTGGGCGACCGGCCGATCTGGCGCGGGAGTTGGGGATGCCGCCGTGGAAGATCGACCGGGTGCGGCAGCAGATGCGGGGGTGGACGCCGGATGGGGTGTCCTTGGCCCTGCGGGCCGTGGCTGAGGCGGATGCGGGGGTTAAGGGTGGGGGGGATGACCCTGAGTACGCCCTGGAGAAGGCCGTCGTCGCGATTGCCCGGGCGGCGCGGGCGGGCCGGGCTGGTTGA
- a CDS encoding acyl-CoA carboxylase subunit epsilon, which produces MSSEPLFRVLKGTPTEAELAALAVVLLSLTGESPAPALAPVIPLAAWRRHPYHPPVSWRRAA; this is translated from the coding sequence GTGTCGAGCGAACCCCTGTTCCGCGTACTGAAGGGCACCCCCACGGAGGCCGAACTGGCCGCCCTCGCGGTGGTCCTCCTCTCCCTGACGGGAGAATCCCCCGCCCCCGCCCTGGCCCCCGTAATCCCCCTGGCCGCGTGGCGCCGCCACCCCTACCACCCCCCCGTAAGCTGGCGCCGAGCAGCCTGA